A window of Natrinema versiforme contains these coding sequences:
- a CDS encoding 30S ribosomal protein S8e — translation MQDQGRSTRKRTGGRLKNVRKRRKDELGRLPTETEVGDQRFRTVDARGNVTKTRALSTDVASVNKGGETVSAEIEDVVENDANPNYIRRNIITKGAVIETSEGQARVTSRPGQTGQVNAVLLE, via the coding sequence ATGCAAGATCAGGGACGCTCTACGCGCAAGCGAACCGGTGGTCGACTGAAGAACGTTCGGAAGCGCCGCAAGGACGAACTCGGTCGGCTCCCGACCGAGACGGAAGTCGGCGACCAGCGATTCCGAACCGTCGACGCTCGCGGGAACGTCACGAAGACGCGAGCACTCTCGACGGACGTCGCGAGCGTCAACAAGGGCGGCGAGACGGTCTCCGCGGAGATCGAAGACGTCGTCGAGAACGACGCCAACCCGAACTACATCCGCCGGAACATCATCACGAAGGGTGCCGTCATCGAGACGAGCGAAGGGCAGGCCCGCGTCACCTCCCGTCCCGGACAGACCGGTCAGGTCAACGCCGTTCTCCTCGAGTAG